One genomic region from Magallana gigas chromosome 3, xbMagGiga1.1, whole genome shotgun sequence encodes:
- the LOC105346590 gene encoding tripartite motif-containing protein 2, which yields MMSQTLVETVSINYEDFNDSFLTCGTCLCIYDAVEHSPKLLPCSHTVCKNCLERIVEAQVHDTGYFRCPICREHIGVPRGGVVAFPPSYIVNQLLDLMQQQRRDVIPKCSTHSNQELLFCETCDSVFCTQCSGGQHNGAGASQHTVIPFSIAIKRMSEILLYKAHLCINNLNHAYDNVSAEMQLLENSVEKTVESINRSFQDIIAMVDKRRHDCLQWVRKIREDKRKILREQLDLIQGEKDRVQSECDGLQFQVEVRNITKKIGDLNEKLDATNTLSEPRENSFMKYEFRHNNSIKEISKALNEFGRINTSTTFPALCSAKAGEAISHLKSSMVIHTVDYHGNPRTTGSDPVCTEVRTEKGELVESKVRDSDDGSYEVQYVPPRAGKIKVFVSIFNRPIKGSPYIVDVSDHINPVWKLGSRGKGEENFVQPVRVVLDSEGTLFVSDTGNSRIKVISSAGDVLRHIGPVGLENQGGTGLALTPDGNIAIVNWRTKTVSIVTKEGELVNKFTSSDFQEPTDIAVNSKGEIIVADNGANKMLMFDARGKPLTSFGGKGDKDGQFKLICAIAIGKCDEILVADNRIQIFSRDGKFSRMIPDQKKGQYSGLVVDAGGHILATKTEKGKSFVQVMNSSGKVMFCIDSNSDRLKRPSGLVNTPDNHVYVVDLGNDCLKKYRYR from the coding sequence ATGATGTCACAAACTTTGGTGGAGACAGTGTCCATTAATTATGAGGATTTCAATGACAGTTTCCTGACCTGTGGCACTTGTCTATGTATCTACGACGCAGTGGAACACTCTCCCAAACTCCTGCCATGTTCCCACACCGTCTGTAAGAACTGCCTGGAGAGAATTGTAGAGGCTCAAGTCCATGACACCGGCTACTTCCGATGTCCAATTTGTCGGGAACACATTGGCGTACCTCGCGGCGGTGTGGTTGCCTTTCCGCCTAGTTACATCGTGAACCAGTTGTTGGACTTGATGCAGCAGCAGAGAAGGGACGTGATTCCGAAGTGTTCAACACATTCCAACCAAGAGCTGCTATTCTGTGAGACGTGTGACTCGGTGTTTTGTACACAGTGTAGCGGAGGTCAACATAACGGCGCGGGGGCTAGTCAGCACACTGTGATTCCGTTCTCTATTGCAATCAAAAGGATGTCCGAGATACTACTGTACAAAGCACACCTCTGTATTAATAATCTCAACCATGCTTATGACAATGTGTCAGCTGAAATGCAGCTGTTAGAAAACTCTGTTGAAAAGACTGTGGAATCCATCAACAGATCATTCCAAGATATTATTGCCATGGTGGACAAGCGGAGGCATGACTGCTTACAGTGGGTGCGCAAAATACGAGAGGACAAGCGCAAGATTTTGCGTGAACAACTTGATTTGATCCAGGGTGAAAAAGACCGGGTTCAGAGCGAGTGTGATGGACTCCAGTTCCAAGTGGAAGTCCGAAACATCACAAAGAAAATTGGAGATCTCAATGAAAAACTAGATGCAACAAACACATTATCTGAACCCAGAGAAAACTCATTCATGAAGTACGAATTCAGGCACAATAATTCGATTAAAGAAATCAGCAAAGCTCTGAATGAGTTTGGCCGAATTAACACAAGTACCACATTTCCTGCATTGTGTTCAGCTAAAGCAGGGGAAGCAATCTCCCACCTCAAGTCTTCTATGGTCATTCACACTGTTGATTACCATGGCAACCCCAGGACCACTGGTTCTGACCCTGTATGTACAGAGGTTCGCACCGAGAAAGGCGAGCTAGTGGAATCCAAAGTTCGAGACTCGGATGATGGGTCGTATGAAGTGCAATATGTCCCGCCAAGGGCAGGAAAGATTAAAGTCTTTGTCAGTATTTTTAACAGACCCATTAAAGGAAGTCCATACATTGTTGATGTCTCCGATCACATAAATCCAGTATGGAAATTAGGATCTCGTGGGAAGGGGGAGGAGAATTTTGTTCAGCCGGTTAGGGTGGTGTTGGATAGTGAAGGGACTCTGTTTGTTTCTGATACGGGTAATAGCAGGATTAAAGTCATCAGCAGTGCTGGTGATGTCCTCAGACATATTGGCCCCGTGGGTCTGGAGAATCAGGGTGGGACCGGTCTGGCCTTGACCCCAGATGGCAACATAGCCATAGTAAACTGGAGGACCAAGACTGTCTCCATAGTAACCAAAGAAGGTGAGCTAGTCAACAAATTTACTAGCTCCGATTTTCAGGAGCCTACTGATATCGCTGTCAACAGCAAAGGGGAGATCATTGTGGCTGACAATGGTGCCAACAAGATGTTGATGTTTGATGCTCGTGGGAAACCCCTCACTTCTTTTGGGGGCAAGGGTGATAAAGATGGACAGTTTAAGCTCATTTGTGCCATAGCTATTGGCAAGTGTGATGAAATACTAGTCGCTGACAACAGAATCCAGATTTTTAGCAGGGATGGCAAGTTTTCACGCATGATTCCAGATCAAAAGAAGGGACAGTATAGCGGTCTAGTTGTGGACGCTGGCGGACACATCCTAGCCACAAAAACAGAGAAAGGGAAGAGCTTCGTACAGGTGATGAACTCGAGCGGTAAGGTGATGTTCTGTATAGACAGCAACAGTGACAGGCTGAAGCGTCCCAGCGGCCTGGTGAACACCCCGGATAACCATGTTTATGTAGTAGACCTGGGCAACGACTGCTTGAAGAAATATCGATACAGATAG